The window GAGAGAcgcaaagagagagagaaggggaagaaatACAAAGCAGTTGTTTAAAGTACATACCTATGcgttttccttttttaatTCCGTATTCCGAATCATTCTCGTGACCAAGTGGCTTCATCATTCCATACCACCTGACTTGGGAATGAATTTAGCCCGCAAACTAATCATTTTCAGCTCGTTCGTTTCAACTTACCGCCCGGGGGATTAGTAATTGAGAATGCGGAGAAGCTTCTTCGAACTAACTGCCTAATTGGAGTTGTATCTGGGGGCCGTTTTTTGTCTAACGGTACGTCACCGGATCTTTGTTTAGTGTTGGGGGAAGAGGGCATCACGAGCAATCTTTTTGGTGCCCGAAGAAAACGAGCCTTTTGTTGCTGAAGCTTATGATATCATTTTCGGGTGTTTTCGGTTAGTCGGTATCTCCCTTTGGTGTTGTTTCTTTGAGAAGGGTTTGTTCATGCCTGATATTCAGTAGCCGTGATGTATGTACTTACTGCCTTACTCGCGCTACTTATACCGATGTTAGGTTTTCCCATATAAAAGATCAGCAGTTGGGTACTGTAACATAAGCCGCGATCGACCCCAAGAGCCTGATCGTCGTAAAAGAGGTGTAGGAATACTACCTTAGATGAGATGATCCTAATGAGATCCATATTAAAAAACACACATgacagcaaaaaaagaaaaagaaaaacgaagGAAGAAACCCAAAACAGTCGGTGAAGAAATGGGGGCCGttgagatgaagatatcAGGCAAAAAAGGGTCGGATGCTTGGGTAATGAGAATACAAACAGCTATCAGCCACGCACGTCATCTCTATATATCTCTCACTCACACTCTTCCTAGTTCTTTTGTTGGAGATGAGTTTCAAGAACGGggcttggctggctggctggctggctgttgatCATGAAACAATAACGCAAGGGGTTAGCAGGCAGAGGCCAAGAAACACAAGCTGAAAGCAACAAAGAGGCAACAAAGCAGGCAAAGCAggaggcaaaagcaaagaggccaagcaCAAGAGATTTGATTTGGCATTTCACCTAGCCGCACTACGCGACAAAATAGCAAGCCGACATCGCAGACAAAAAGTTCGCAGAGCAATTCCTGCCCAAAAAACACAGCTACTCGAAAAACTCCCGCTTTCCGTTtgtttctctccctttctcttGTTGTCCAAACAattcaaagaagatgaaaaaatgTCCAAATGCAGGCGGCCCGTGATCCACCCAGCTAAAGTACGAGAGAGCCTCTCCCGTTCCCAAAATGCCCGacgccaatccaatccagcCCAACCCAGCCCGTTTCCTTGTTCGCCTCCTCCCTCTTGCTCCAGTATATTGTAGCTCGTACGCCGATGCCGCCACCCCTCTTTGTTGCTGTAAAAAAGTTGTATCAGGGCGTAACAAAGCCCGCGTGCGCCAGACAAGATAtaagaaaagggggggtcCGGGGGCCTTTTTCCGTTTGCCCATCGCTGACCCGTGGTCCAAACCAACAACACATGATCCGCTATACGCGGGGAGTAAAGAGAATTTCTTTCtggaatttttttcttcttttgctgtaCAGATTGCCTCTCGGCCAATTCGCCAAACGCCAAAGCTTGGTTGTGTATACAGAATGAAAGCGGAATACAAGAAGATATGGGGTGAGCCTCGTAATCCAAAATCGCCAAATGATTAtaaaaaaatgaaaaagtaGAAGTGAAAAAAGGGGTAAAAGCGAGTGTGCCGTCTTCGCCCGCCATGTTACAAAACTATGACAGGCACACACAAATGCATTCGCCAGAGTTGAAGAGAAATGtaaaaatgaagagaacaAGTATTCAGTTGCCAATTCCGAGGGGTATTTTTACCTTCGCCACATGAAATcattaaaagtttttttcttttcgttgGGTCATGTTTCGTCATTCCATGCTGTTTAGCTCTGCCTGCTAAAGGGGAGGGAAAATTAAGCGATGGGGTGGCATCCAGGGGATGATGGAGAAAGGGAAATCCCGGAGCCATGAGGTGCCATCGCTGTCAGGCAGAGCGTTCTGTCGTGTATTGCACGAGTCGTGGTTCTTCTTTCATAGGCCTTCTTCACCGGCCTTGCAAAGTTTGATCTCACGAACCCACTCAGATTTAAGGACCTGAGCCGCCGTGAGACGACGTGTCGGATGAGGATCCAACACGGAGTAAATGACGTTGCGACAACGAGCCTGTAAATGTGTCAATGAAAATTCGGGTTaaaacatatatatatcaagaGGCCGCCATACCCTATGTAATGACTCGATGGGGCCGTAgccctcttcatcacggCGACCCTCCAGGTAGCGAAAGTAAaactcgtcgtcatccttcTTGGCGACGCGCCATAGGTGTCTACCAGTGCGCATGGCCATGTAGATAACACCGCAGGCCCAAACATCGACAGCGCGGGCGTCAAATTCCTTGTCGGTGTACTCCTCGGGAGCGATGTAAGGGGCCGATCCGCAAAGGCCAGAGACCATGTGGGCATCCGTCTCCCAGGCCATGCGGAAGCACTCGCCGTTGCCGAAATCGGTAATCTTCAGGGCGCCGCGCGTGGTGAGCAGCAGATTCTCGGGCTTGAGGTCGCGGTGGGCAACGCCCATCTCGTGGAGGTACTCGACACccctcatcatctgcttgaagaagcagtCGGCCTCTTGGACCTCCAGCTTGCCGCTCGACAGGATGAGAGTGTACAAGTCGCCGCCAGCACAGAACTCCATGACCTCGCAGTAGTCGCCCTTGGCGTCTTTGAGCAAGTCGAGGGTGTGGATGACGTTGGGGTGGCGCAGGGAAGACGAGATGCAGAACTCGGCCGTAAGGCGCTTGCTGTACTTCTTCTCCGACTCGTCAGGCCGTCGGCGGAACTCCTTG of the Trichoderma breve strain T069 chromosome 4, whole genome shotgun sequence genome contains:
- a CDS encoding protein kinase domain-containing protein, whose translation is MPSAPNESKPSSAQSSKPSSIKSSHEGGKRSPTLASQNGSERLSPSPSETQLKPLPEKASVKDRLSRMFSTKDVTKVAANGSESGSRSRGPSVSGASTPVPRKESIEKPAEKPPVAKPKEPVKLKETSGRFTAIAEAQGGHEHFLRSSRRQEKLSDMWRSIIGKKQEPPPENDLSLVSNWVDSLRQEKEEAVDKKGGPHATSTLVEKYGKCQEIVGRGAFGIVRISHKKVGSSGEKLFAVKEFRRRPDESEKKYSKRLTAEFCISSSLRHPNVIHTLDLLKDAKGDYCEVMEFCAGGDLYTLILSSGKLEVQEADCFFKQMMRGVEYLHEMGVAHRDLKPENLLLTTRGALKITDFGNGECFRMAWETDAHMVSGLCGSAPYIAPEEYTDKEFDARAVDVWACGVIYMAMRTGRHLWRVAKKDDDEFYFRYLEGRRDEEGYGPIESLHRARCRNVIYSVLDPHPTRRLTAAQVLKSEWVREIKLCKAGEEGL